CAACCATCTCAAAGAACTCGTCGACCAGCTCACTTTGGAAGAGCAGGTTTCTCTGCTGTCTGGTCAGGATTTGTGGTCACTCAACGCTATTGAACGGCTTGATATCGGCTCATTGCGGGTGACGGATGGCCCGAATGGAGCAAGGGGCGCGAAAGGGTCCGGTGGCCTGTTAGAAGGAGCCCCTGCTGCCAGCTTCCCAGTGGGGATCTCAATAGGCGCTTCGTGGGATGTAGATCTAGCCGAGGAAATCGGCGCAGCACTGGCCGACGAGGTGATGACCAAAGGAGCTCACGTGCTTCTAGCCCCTACTGTCAATATTCATCGCTCGGTGACCAACGGCCGCAATTTCGAATGCCACTCAGAAGATGCCGAACTAACCGCTAAGCTTGCATGCGCCTATATCAAGGGACTGCAGGACAAGGGCATTTCCGCAACCATCAAGCATTTTGCCGGCAATGAAAGCGAAATCGAACGCACGACCATGAGTTCGGAAGTTGATGAGCGGAGCCTGCGAGAAGTTTACTTGCGCCCCTTTGAGGACGCGGTCAAACTCGCAGATACTTGGGGTATTATGACCTCCTACAATCGGCTCAATGGCACCTTTACCTCCGAACATGACTGGCTGTTGGAAGATGTGCTGCGGGGTGATTGGGGCTATCAAGGCATCGTGATGTCGGACTGGTACGGCTCGCACTCAACCGCTGAGACAGTCAATGCAGGCCTTGACCTTGAAATGCCCGGTCCAACGCGGGATCGCGGCGACAAACTGGTGACCGCAGTTGAAGCTGGGGAGGTTTCCCGTGAGGTGGTGCGCAAGCGCGCGCTCACCATGTTGCGTCTGTTAGACAAGACAGGTGCCTTAAACTCTACCCGTCCCAAACAGGAATTATCGGTGGACGCGCCCGAGCACCGTGCCCTTATCCGCAAAGCCGGTAGTGCTGGTGCCGTGCTGCTGAAAAATGAAGGTGCCATACTTCCGCTCAAAGAAACCAATGGCAAGGTTGCAGTGATCGGGCCAAATGCCAAGATTGCGCAAATTATGGGCGGCGGCTCGTCCCAGATCACGCCGCATTACCGCGTATCGCCATGGGATGGTCTTGCCTCCCGTTTGGGTGAAGAGCAGCTGATTTATGCGCAGGGTTGCACCAATCACCGCTTCGAGCCGCTCTGGACCTGCGATATCAAGGCGGACTATTTCAACAATCAGGATTTTGCCGGTGATCCGGTTCATACCGACGTCTTCTCCTCTGCGGAAGTGGTATGGGGTTTACCGATCGCTGAAGGCCATGTAACCGATCCGAACCGTTTTAGCGTGCGCATGTCCGGCACATTTAAAGCTGAAAAGTCCGGGTTGCATCAATTCGGCGTTAATTCCGCCGGTTATCTCAAACTCTTCGTCGATGATGAACTGGTTGTTGATGCCCATACCGATTGGGAGATTGGCCATACCTTCTTCGAAGAAGGCTGTGATCCTGTAGTTGGTGAAAAAGCACTTGTCGCCGGACTGAGCTATGCGATCCGGCTCGAATTTGTCACGAATGAGAATGCCAAACTGCTTTATGCCGCCTTCCGTGCCGGGATTGGTATTGGTTTGAGCGACAAGGATATTCTGGATGCCGTTCAAGCAGCCAGCGAAGCCGAAACGGCTTTGGTTTTTGTTGGCCGTTCCGGCGAATGGGACACAGAAGGCTCTGATCTTCAAGATATTACCCTGCCCGGTCGGCAAAATGAGCTGGTGAGCGCTGTCTTGAAAGCCAATCCACGCACAATCGTGGTGCTACAGACCGGCGGTCCGATTGAAATGCCATGGGTCAAGGATGCTCCGGCTATCCTACAGGCCTGGTATCCTGGCCAGGAATGCGGCAACGCAATTACTGACGTTTTATTTGGTGATACAGAGCCCGGCGGGCGCCTCTCCCAGACCTTCCCAGCCACATGGGTGGGTAATCCAACAGGTGGTAAAGGCGATGAAGTTTATCCCGGCAAAGATGGGAAAGTGCTCTATGAGGAAGGCGTCTTCATCGGCTATCGCCATTATCTCAAAACAGGGATCAAGCCGCTGTTCCCGTTCGGCTTTGGTCTTTCCTACACCGACTTCGATCTCTCGGATATGAGCGTTGTTTCAAACGGAACCAAGGCGACCGCCTCTGTGACACTGACAAATACCGGCAAAAGAGCCGGGTCTACAGTTATCCAGCTTTATGTTGGTGATGTGCAAGCCTCTGTTGAGCGCCCAATGCGCGAACTGAAAGCCTTTAAAAAGGTCAGCCTTGATGCAGGTGAAAGCCAGTGTATTGAGCTGACTCTGAGTGAAAGGGATTTCGCCTTCTTTGACACCGCAAACCGCCTCTGGCGCGTTGAACAAGGAGAATTCACCGTAGAAGTCGGTCTCTCATCGACAGATATCCGTTGCTGCGAGACCATCCAGATGGAAGCGATGACAATGAAACCCTAAGGTAACTTCCCATTTGCGACGGAGTTTTGGCGTAGATTTATGCCGCCATTTTCAGTTTGGTGGCAGGCGTGATCCCACCGATTACCCTGTTGGGGCGTTCGTTATTGTAAGTCCAGAGCCAATAGGCCCAAGGACCCAGTAACGGCATCCCCTCAGCGGTTCATCCCCGTACGTTTTCATCTCTGTGTGTGCGGGGAACGGTTGCGTTGGGAAGTATTCCGATGGTTAAGACGGACTTAGTGGGGTCTGCTCCGGCAAGGGGCGAAATGATACTCTAAGGGGTTTGCCGATAACTTTTGACGGGTTGTGTTGCAAATAAAACTTGGTAACCCAGCGGTTGAGGGTCGCGTGATGAACTACAACACCGCATGCAAAATCACGTCTTTAGGGTAATGGGTGCCTTTGAAACTGATCAACTCACCAAACCGTAAATTCAGAGCGTGCCTGTTGCAAACGAAACGATCAAAGTTGGAAACCGACTAAACTTTGCAGCACAACCCCTATTGAATCAAAAGTGCCCGCAAAAAGCGGGCACTTTTGATTCAGTTTAAGGCCCAGCAACATGCCGGGCCTATTTCTTGTTCTCCGGTCTATTCAGCCGGGAGTTTTTCTACTTCTTCTTCTGGTTCATCATCTGATGAGAAGAAATCTTTGGTCAGTTTGATAACCACCGGACTGAGGAGTGCCAAGGCGATCAAGTTTGGTATCGCCATCATGGCGTTCAACGTATCAGCGAGCAACCAGATGAAGCCCAGATCAGCTGTAGCGCCGAAGTAAATCGCGATGATCCACAAGACCCGGTAGGGTATAAGAGACTTACTGCCGAAGAAGAACCCGACACATTTCTCACCGTAAAAACTCCAACCAAGGATGGTTGTGAATGCGAAGATCGACAAAGTAATCGCGATGATATACCCACCAAATCCTGGCAAAGCAGTTTCAAAAGCGAGTGATGTCAAAGCTGCGCCGGATTGGCCGGAAGTCCATACTCCGGAAGAGACAATAGCAAGACCAGTGATACTACATACGATAATTGTATCGATGAATGTACCCAGCATCGCAATCAGACCCTGATTAACCGGGCTGTTTGTTTCTGCCGCCGCATGAGCGATTGGGGCAGACCCAAGGCCAGCTTCGTTAGAGAAGACGCCGCGAGCAACACCAAAGCGAATGGCAGCCCAAACAGCAGCCCCAGCAAACCCGCCTTCAGCGGCAGATGGGGTAAACGCTTGTGAGAACACCGCTTGCACTGCACTACCGATTGAATCGATGTTGATGAGCAGAACCAAAAGACCGGCTGCAATGTATGCAACGGCCATAAACGGAACCAGCTTACCAGCGACAGCACCAATGCGTGAGATTCCTCCCAGAATAACGGCTGCCGTCAAAACCATGAGAACGATTGCGGTTGCTTCAACAGGCACATCAAAATTTTCTTTGATGACGTGAGCAACACCATTGGCCTGCACACCATTGCCGATACCAAACGCAGCAACAGCACCAAACAATGCAAATGTTGGTGCCAGCCAGTACCACTTGGAGCTGAGTCCATTTTTGATGTAGTACATCGGGCCGCCAACAAAGTGGCCGGACTTGTCCTGCTCGCGGTATTTAACCGCACAAACAGCCTCGGCATATTTAGTCGCCATGCCAACAAGGGCAGTCATCCACATCCAGAACAATGCACCAGGTCCACCCAGGAATACGGCTGTTGCCACACCTGCGATGTTACCGGTACCAATTGTTGCGGAGAGGGACGTCATAAGCGCATTGAAGGGGCTAATGTGACCATTACCCTCGCCTTCGCGTCCGTTCCAAAGCAGGCGGAAACCAGTTGCCAGTTTCAAAATGGGCATAAACTTTAGCCCAACCTGCAGGGCAAAACCAACTCCCAGAATAAGGACCAGCATAACTGGGCCCCATACAATAGAATTAACTTGTCCGACGATATCATTTAGTACGTCCATGGTTAGCCTCCCACCATGATTTTTATTATAAGTTATCTTACATCGTCTACATGTATCGCGAATACATCTACAATATTACTATTTCAAAGAAATCATCACAATATCAATTAGTTATGTAAATTATAGGTGTTTTACCTAGGGTCATCACGGAAAGTTTTAGCGAATTTTTCCCGCTAAGATAGAGGTTTTGACTCCATGCAATCGCAATTTTTGGCAAAAGACGTGCCGCGCAGCAGTCTGTCTTGCGTATCCAATCGCACGACTAGGTAATCAACTGAAAAATGGGGCTTTTGCAAAGGGGAACAGGCAACTGGAAAATAACTTAGATTATTGAAAAGGTGAATACTTTGTAGATTTGTTCGCGGATGGATCTGGGGCATAGATGATGTCGCTCCCTCGCGTTTCTACAGCTAATTGCACCGAAACCCGCAGCACCTTCGCGAAAATCTGGGTTGCGGGAAATTAACCAAAATGCAGGGGAGGTTGAGGCGTTACGCGTAATCGAGCGCGGGCTTTATCCTGACTGCGAGGGACCTGTGAGGCTGAGTTCATCATGCCCGTGTTGGGCTGGATGAAGGGCTTCATACCTAAAGCTTGCAGTATGCCATAGACAGCAGGAAACCATGAGTAGACAGGCGTTGTTGGGTGAAAGTATTTCCAGCATCTATATTTGTTGAAGTTCTCTTTTTCAAAGACCCTTTTCAAACCGCATAAGAACAATGTCGATCATCGACCTAAATTTCCGCAGGTTAAGTTTGGCGTGATTAACTGGCCAAAGTATTACGTTAGCTTAGGCCGCCGTGGGAACATCGCTGTGTGGAACCATGATGACGTTGCAAGTTAATGGCCCGCTCAGCGCCATCTTACTTGGTTTAGTTTGAATGAGTATTTTCTTCTTCAGTTTTTGCTAAGGAGGCAAGTCAGCATGGGAAGAAGAGCACTCAACTGCGCCGGAGCTGCTGCCTCCCACATCTAACAGGACACCAAATCCGGCCCACGGCAAACACCGGATACATAACGATGAGGAACACGAGCGCGGTACTCTGCAATCGCCTCAAGCGTGCCTTCATTATGGCGACGAACTACGGCTCAATGGTAAGGATGTGCCTGAACTGGTGGAGTTCATCACCGCAAAGCTAAAAGTGATTGAAGCCGTGTACCAAGGAGACCTGCCAAGCCAACTCTAAGATGATGCAAGCTCCCGCGCCAACCCGACCCTTTTAAAGATCAAGCGTCGGAGCCAGCTTATCAGTGCATATTCTGGTCTCCAAATTTGATAGGCATTTGCCGCTGTACCGTCGGAGCGAGTTTTTTGGCCGTCACTGCATTGATATTTCCCGCTCTACTCTGTCGGACCTGTGCGGCCTTGCCATAAAAACACCGCTCCGTTGAAGGGGTAACCCGAGTTTAATATTCTTCCATCTTCAATTTATTTCCCTGAGAAACAAACTTCTTTATTTGCCGTACTCACTTTTGCAGGCTCGGACTGAGCTCCTTCGATAAAGGCCAAGACTCCAAAGTGAACAGCAAACAAGACACCGGGTTACCAGAGCTTAATCTGTATAAATAATCCAATCTTTTCAGCTTTTTAGTTTTTCCCAACAACATTTGGAATGCTTGATGATGTATTGGAGACGTTATATTATTGACCATTTGGTAGAAAATGCGACATCACGCACTGTATTCATTTAGATTTATTGATATACTTT
The sequence above is drawn from the Pseudovibrio sp. Tun.PSC04-5.I4 genome and encodes:
- a CDS encoding sodium:alanine symporter family protein, with translation MDVLNDIVGQVNSIVWGPVMLVLILGVGFALQVGLKFMPILKLATGFRLLWNGREGEGNGHISPFNALMTSLSATIGTGNIAGVATAVFLGGPGALFWMWMTALVGMATKYAEAVCAVKYREQDKSGHFVGGPMYYIKNGLSSKWYWLAPTFALFGAVAAFGIGNGVQANGVAHVIKENFDVPVEATAIVLMVLTAAVILGGISRIGAVAGKLVPFMAVAYIAAGLLVLLINIDSIGSAVQAVFSQAFTPSAAEGGFAGAAVWAAIRFGVARGVFSNEAGLGSAPIAHAAAETNSPVNQGLIAMLGTFIDTIIVCSITGLAIVSSGVWTSGQSGAALTSLAFETALPGFGGYIIAITLSIFAFTTILGWSFYGEKCVGFFFGSKSLIPYRVLWIIAIYFGATADLGFIWLLADTLNAMMAIPNLIALALLSPVVIKLTKDFFSSDDEPEEEVEKLPAE
- a CDS encoding glycoside hydrolase family 3 C-terminal domain-containing protein, with the translated sequence MADNHLKELVDQLTLEEQVSLLSGQDLWSLNAIERLDIGSLRVTDGPNGARGAKGSGGLLEGAPAASFPVGISIGASWDVDLAEEIGAALADEVMTKGAHVLLAPTVNIHRSVTNGRNFECHSEDAELTAKLACAYIKGLQDKGISATIKHFAGNESEIERTTMSSEVDERSLREVYLRPFEDAVKLADTWGIMTSYNRLNGTFTSEHDWLLEDVLRGDWGYQGIVMSDWYGSHSTAETVNAGLDLEMPGPTRDRGDKLVTAVEAGEVSREVVRKRALTMLRLLDKTGALNSTRPKQELSVDAPEHRALIRKAGSAGAVLLKNEGAILPLKETNGKVAVIGPNAKIAQIMGGGSSQITPHYRVSPWDGLASRLGEEQLIYAQGCTNHRFEPLWTCDIKADYFNNQDFAGDPVHTDVFSSAEVVWGLPIAEGHVTDPNRFSVRMSGTFKAEKSGLHQFGVNSAGYLKLFVDDELVVDAHTDWEIGHTFFEEGCDPVVGEKALVAGLSYAIRLEFVTNENAKLLYAAFRAGIGIGLSDKDILDAVQAASEAETALVFVGRSGEWDTEGSDLQDITLPGRQNELVSAVLKANPRTIVVLQTGGPIEMPWVKDAPAILQAWYPGQECGNAITDVLFGDTEPGGRLSQTFPATWVGNPTGGKGDEVYPGKDGKVLYEEGVFIGYRHYLKTGIKPLFPFGFGLSYTDFDLSDMSVVSNGTKATASVTLTNTGKRAGSTVIQLYVGDVQASVERPMRELKAFKKVSLDAGESQCIELTLSERDFAFFDTANRLWRVEQGEFTVEVGLSSTDIRCCETIQMEAMTMKP